The region GGAGCTACAATGCTTCCGCTTTGAGAATTCGATACTTCTTTTTGGTGACAATGCTGTTTCTCGCAGGCGCCTGCGCGTCGCGCGCGGCCCTTTCCTGGCATTGGACGAGCACGCCGTCTGACCCGGCAATTTCCAACTCAATCGCCATTGGCATGAATGGCGCCATCAACGCATATAACACCTACGCGAACTATTCCGGCAGCGTCCCGGTCAACTACAATTCCGGAGTTCCCACGGCGCAGGCAAGTTATCAGGGGTGGGTGACGTTCGGTGGCTCGCGCAGTTTCCGGGTGGCGCTGCATGAAATGGGGCATTGGATGGGAGCAGGCACCTACAACACGTGGAACAACCTGCGTGATGGCAAATGGATCGGCACGTACGGCAATGCAGCAATTCAGGCGTTTGACGGGCCGGGCGACCGCATAGGGGCCGATGCCAGTCACTTCTGGCCGTACGGCTGGAACTTCGACAACGAAGCCATCAATCCCGAACGGCATGTGGCGCTCATCGGCGCGATGCGGCGGGACATGGGACTCTCGGATTCAACGATCGGCATGGTCCCGGGAACCTATCGGTTGCGAAACCGCGCCACGGTCAAGATGCTCGACAACGGCGGAAACAACGCGGAGGGCGCCCCTCTGGTTCAGATGGACAACAGCGCCGCCACCAGCCAGCGATGGACGATCACCTTGCTGGCCGGAGGCTATTTCACTCTCCAGAACGTCGCGAGCGGCCGCAATCTGGACACGCTTGGAGTGTCGACCAACGGCGCACCCATCGTGTTGTCAGCGCCGGGCACCAACTTCAGCCAGCAATGGCAGGTCGTGGCGAGTGATTCCGGCTTTTACCGCATCGCGAATCGAGCCACGGGAAAGTATCTCGATGCCGCCAACCAACAAGCAAGCGGGGCCGCAATTCAAAGCTGGGGCAGCGACCTCTCAGGCGATCAGGAATGGAAATTCGTCAGCACGTCCGTCGTGAACCTGCCAGCCCCGGGCGCTATCTCGCAGGGTCAGCCTGCCACGGCAAGTTCCACTGAATCTGGAAACGATCAATGGGAAGGAAACGACGGCGCGCCTGCAACCCGCTGGGCGGCCTCCAGCGGATCGTTTCCGCAGTGGTGGCGTGTCGATCTTGGATCGGTGCAACCCATCACGAAAGTGGTGATCGATTGGTATAACGCTTCGCCGCGGGCGTACCGTTACAGAATCGAAGTGAGCAGCGACGACGTGAACTACACCGTAGTCGCCGACAAGACAGGCAACAACGTACAGGGAACCACCACGGACCTTGTGTCGGCCACTGGGCGTTATGTTCGTGTCACAATTACCGGCGCCACGGCGGGTTGGGCTGGACTCTGGGAGGTGCGTGTGTTCAATGACACAGCTCCCCTGGAACTCGCGTCGCAATATCGACCCGCCACCGCGAGCAGCTCGTTGACAGGGAATCTCCCCGTGAACAGCAATGACGGCGACCCGGCGTTTACTCGCTGGACGGCCTCGAGCACTGCGTATCCACAATGGTGGCGGGTAGACCTCGGAACAGTGCAATTGATCAGCAAGGCGGTGGTTCAGTGGCTGGGCGCCGGCTCGCGCGCTTACAAATATCGCATTGAAACCAGCACAGATGACGCGACATGGACCGTGCTGCTTGATAAAACCGGCAATACGGCCACAGGAACCACGACCGACCAATTTTCAGCGTACGCGAGGTACGTCCGTGTCACGGCAACCGGAGTCGCGCCGGCCGGAAGCGCCGCGGCGTTCTACGAGTGCCAAATCTACAGCCGCTCGTTATCGCCCTGGACCAGTGCGGACATAGGCGATCTGCAGGCGCCGGGATCGTCCAGCATCTCGAATGGCGTTTTTTCGGTGGCGGGCTCCGGCTCGGACATAGGCGGCACCTCGGATGAATTCCATTTTGTTTACCAACCAGTCGCGGGCGACTTTATCATCAGCGCGCGCGTCACGGCAAGTGACAATACGAATCCATGGGCGAAGGCAGGGTTGATGATTCGGGAAAGCACAAACGCAAACTCAAGATACGTGCTCCAGTTTATCACGCCAGAAAATGGAATCGCCCTGGATGCGCGCCCCGGCACGGGCGACGAAACCGAGCATCTCGCATCGGAAGCACTGGTATCGATTCCATACTGGCTTCGCCTCGCTCGCTCTGGAAACACGGTGACCGCGTACCGCTCTGCCAATGGAGTCAATTGGTTGATGCTCGGCAGCACAGCAGTCGCGTCGAGTGGCAACAGCCTTGTTGGCCTTGCCGTGAGCAGTCGCAACGATGGGGTGGTGAACACCTCCATGTTCGATAAGGTCGCCATCACGCTGCCGCTGGTTCCAGGGAATGTCGCAGGATTGATCGCGACGGGCGGCAACCGCTCAATCGGTCTCCAATGGACCAGCGCCATGAACGCGGCGTCGTATACCGTGAAGCGGTCTCCCATGAGCGGCGGGCCATACGCCACCGTGAGCTCGGGCGTCACGGGAAATGTTTACGTGGATTCAAGCCTGACCAATGGCGTCACGTATTACTACAGGGTGAGCGCCAGCAATGCGGATGGTGAATCGGTCGATTCGCCCGAGGCAAGCGCGACAGCCAATGTGGCGCCAGCGCAGTTGCACGCATGGCTTAAGTTCGATGAAGCCGCAGGCATGATTGCCGCGGATTCGGCTGGCAACGGATGGAATGGAACCCTTGTGAACTCCCCCGTGAGAGCGGCCGGTTACGCCGGCAACGCCGTGAACCTTGCGAGCGCCAACAGCCAGCATGTGACGTTGCCGGCGGGCATCCTCACGAATCTTTTCGACTTCAGCATCAGCGCCTGGGTGCGATTGAATTCACTGAGTTCATGGACGCGCCTTTTTGATTTCGGCACCGGAACCTCCGTGAACATGTTCCTTACTCCGCAGAACGGCGCCAACAATGCCGTTCGATTCGCCATTACAACCAGCGGTGGTGGTGGTGAACAGGTCATCAACGGCGCGGGCCCGCTGCCGGTCGGCGTGTGGAAGCATGTGGCTGTTACAGTGAGCGGCTCGGAGGGAATTCTCTACATCGATGGAATTCCTGTCGGAACCAACAGCTCCCTGAGCCTGAAGCCGGCGCACCTCGGTTCAACCACGTTGAACTACCTCGGCCGTTCGCAATACAGCGATCCCTATCTGAATGGATTGATTGATGATTTTCGCATCTATCGCGGGACGCTGACACCCGGCGAAGTGGCGACTTTCCTTACGCCCCTCGCAGCCCCTGCCGCTCTGACAGCAGCCGGCGGCTACGGCTGGATCGAGTTGCAGTGGGAAGCCGTGGCTTCGGCGACGGGATACAATGTGTTTCGATCTGAAAGTGAAGGCGGACCGTACGAATGGATCGGATCCACGACTTTCAACGCGTTCACCAACGGCGGGCTCGGGCAGGGGTTGCCGTACTTTTATGTGGTGAACAGCACGAACGCAGCGGGCGAAAGCCCCCTGTCTGCGGCTGCAGGAGTGGTTACTGCGATCGCGGCGCCGCCAGCGATAACGGCAAACCGGTCAGCAGGAAACCTTCAGCTCGAATGGCCTGCCGGAAATTTCGGATGGCGGCTGGAAATGCAAACCAACAGCGCCAACGCGGGGATAGGCACTAATTGGATTAGCGTGGAACTCTCGACGTCGACCAATCGAATGGTGTTGCCCGTCAGTCCTGAACCCGGGAACGTTTTCTTCCGGCTGGTTTATCCGTAAGACAGCCGGATGGAGTTTCGCAGCTCTTGGCAAATGCATTTGCAGACCAGGTCGGGTCGGCGCTATGGTGAACGCGCATTGTGATAACGGATTGGAATATTCAGTCGCGCGGGCACGGCTGCGAAGCTTGCGGCAAAACGTTCGCAGACCAGGAATCCTATCACACCGTCCTTGTGGACGAAAAAGCCGGTCTTCGCCGATCCGATTTCTGCGCGGGTTGCTGGCAGGAGAAAATGGCTGGTGCCCGCAGTGACCGCTTTGTCTCATGCTGGCAGGGAGTCTACCAGGCGCCTCCTCCTCCCACGGAAACCATCAAGAAAGAAACAGCTGAGACTCTGCTGCGAAAACTGATCGAATTGAACGATCCGGAGTACATGCCCGCGGGGTACATCCTTGCCGTGATGCTGGAACGCAAACGATTGTTGAAGGTGAAGGAACAGATTCGGCGCAACGGCCAACGCATCTTCATTTATGAACACCCCGCCTCGGGTGATGTGTTCACCATAACCGATCCCGATTTGCACCTGGACCAGCTTGAAAAGGTGCAGCGCGATGTAGCCCACCTTCTCGAACACGGGTTCGCCGCGCAAGCCGCCGCACAAAATCCCGATACACCGGCGCCGTCAGCTGACCCGCAGAATCCTGCTGCAACGGAAGAACATGGCGAATCCGGTCGGCCGGAATCATTGCAACGTGGCTGATTACGACCAACTCGAGGCTAAACTCGGATATCGGTTTCGCGATCCCCAACTGCTGAAGCTGGCCCTCACGCACCCTTCGATCGCGCATGAAATCGGGCACAAGATCGAAACCAACCAACGCCTTGAGTTTCTCGGTGACGCCGTGCTGCAGTTGGTTTTGACGAGTGAACTTTTCACACGCTTTCCTGAATACGAGGAGGGGCCGCTGACGAAAACCCGCGCGAGAATGGTGAACCGGCGCGCGCTTGCCGATCACGGACGCGAGATAGGCCTGGGAAGCCACCTGCTGGTGAGCCGCGGCGAGGAGTTGCATGGCGGGCGCGATCGTCAATCGGCGCTGGCGGACGCCTATGAAGCAGTGCTAGGCGCGGTGTTCCTCGATGGCGGATTCGAAGCCGCACGAGAGGTTGTTCTTGAGCAGTTCAAAAAATGGCTCGGGTCGGGGGCCGCGACAACCGTGGTTGATAATCCTAAAGGGGAGCTGCAGGAATTCTTGCAGGCGAACTCGAGCGAGTCACCGCAATACCACGTGGTTTCCGCCACCGGACCTGATCACGATCGAGTATTCGAATGCACGGTTCATCACGGAGGCATGGAACTGGCACGAGGCAGCGGACGGAGCAAAAAGGCGGCGGAAAGCGAGGCCGCAAGGCACGCGCTCGAAAAGTGCCGCGAAGGATTGCCGCACGCTCCGTGCGGGGATGAAAACCCGCAGTGAATTTCTTTTTTGGGTTTCCGCTTGTCAGGCCAAAATCACGGTCCTAAGTTGAGGCCACACAGCGCCTGAAATTTTGGAATGATTGAATTGGTTCAGTTTCCGTGGAGTCCCTTCTGCATCGTTCAGCGGCGAATCCTGGAATTCTCGCGCGTCCCTTTCAAGATCCTCAACATTGCCTACGGCGATCGCTCTCTCATCTGGAAACTCACCCGCGAGCAATATTACGGCGTTCCGATTGTTCGCGACGGACGTCACGTCGCTTTTGAATCGGGGGAGGATTCCCAGGACATCGCCAAATATTTGGATCGCAAGCTGAAGCTGGATCTGTTTCCCGCGGAACTCGAGGGTGTTCAATCGATTCTGTGGCGCTACATCGAAGGTGAAATCGAAGGCTGCACGTTCCGGCTCGATGACGTCTACTGGCGCGAGTTGGTGCCCAAGGCCGACCAGGCGGCGTTTGTCCGCCACAAGGAACGAAAGTTTGGGCGCGGCTGCCTGGATCAATGGCGCGAGCAGCAGGATGCCTGGCTGAAGCGCCTCGAGGTAGGACTCCTTCCGTTCGAACAGATGCTGGAGCACAATCGTTTTCTCCTCGGCGATAAACCCAGGTTTGTTGACTTCGACCTTTTCGGGATGCTGGGGAATTTCCTCTATTCGGGGCACTATCGCCTTCCCAAGGCACATCCGAAGATTAAACGCTGGTACCGCCTGATGTCCGACATTCAATTTGACCCGCCGCGCTCGTGAAAAATTACATACTCGACACAAACGTCCTTCTCCACGACCCCCACTCCCTGCTGAATTTCGAGGAAAACAACGTCCTTCTGCCCATCGAAGTCATCGAAGAGATTGACCGCTTCAAAAGGGAATCAAGCGAGCTGGGCCAGAACGCGCGGACCGTTTCGCGAATGCTCGATTCGTATCGTGGCGATGGCAGCCTCAGTGCGGGAGTGAAGCTGCCGAATGGCGGCAAGCTGAAGATCGTTGTCGAGAAAGATGGCCAGGCGAACGGCAATGGCAACGTACAACTCTTTCACGGCGATTCCGTGGATAACCGCATTCTCGCGATGGCTTCCGCTGTGCAAAAGGCGCAGCCGAAGAACCCAGCCGTTCTGGTCAGCAAAGACATCAACCTGCGCATCAAGGCGGATGCGATCGGGCTGCAGGCGGAGGATTACGAGACAGATCGAGTCTTCATCAAGGATCTCTACACAGGGATGCTGGAAATGCCCGCTACAGCGGAGCAGCTCGCCGCCTTCCGCGCGAAAGGGGAACTTGAGCTTCCCGCCGGCAGGAAATATTTTCCGAATGAATATTGCACGCTGACGGATGAAACCAATCCGAAGCGGACAGCGCTGACGAAGGTCGATGCCTCGGGCACGCGGCTCATTCCGATTGTCGACTGTCGCGAAGGTGTCTGGGGAATAAAGCCGCGCAACCGCGAGCAGCATTTCGCGTTTGATGCGCTGCTCGACGACCGCATCAAGCTGGTCACGCTCATGGGCAAGGCGGGAACCGGCAAGACTCTGCTCGCCATGGCTGCCGGGTTGAAGCGCGTGGTGCATGATCGCGAGTTCCGCCGCTTGATCGTCGCGCGCCCGACAATCTCCATGGGCAAGGAACTCGGATTCCTTCCAGGCTCGCTCGAGGAAAAACTGGCGCCCTGGATGCAACCGATCCACGACGCGCTTGAGATGTTAAGCGACTTGAACATGGGCCAGGAGCATCGGCGCAGCGGAGACCTGATGCGTTCGGGCAGCATCGTGGTTGAGGCGCTCAGCTACATTCGCGGACGCAGCATCGCCAATCAGTTCATGGTCATCGATGAGGCGCAAAACCTCACGCCTCTCGAGGCGAAGACGATCATCACGCGCGTGGGACACGGGACCAAAATCATCTTCACGGGTGACCCTTACCAGATCGACAACCCGTATGTGGACTCATCCTCGAACGGGTTCAATTACATCGTGAGCCGTTTCCGTTCTGAAGCTGTCGCCGCGCATATCGAACTCCAGAAGGGCGAACGTTCGGAGCTGGCCGAACTGGCAGCGAATATCCTGTAGAAAGCTAAGCTGTTGCTCCCATTACCCTGAGCAACAGCAGCCCCGATCGAGCAGCGATATCCCGGCTGAGCCCGTTAAACGAGCCCGATCCCAAGCATGCTCCACCGCGAGCCACGGCTTATACGCATCAAATTGGCAAATCTTTCAAAGAAGTTTGCAGAACAGGGGATTTGCTGGATTCCGATCAACGCCCTTCCTGCTGGTTCTTTTGCAGCGAAACCAATTTCGCTTCCGCCGCAGCCAGGGCGCGGCACATCTCCGTGACGCATGAATACCGTTGCCGCAGGTCCGGGTGGCACGCTTTGACGATGATGCCATTGAGCAGTGAGAACTCCTCCACGCTGCGGCTTTCCACCATCGATGAAGAAATCTCGGGGAACTGCGACGCGGGATTTCCAGTGCTCAAAACGTAAAGGACCATGCCCAGTGAATAGATATCTGCCTGGACGGTTCCTGGAAGTTCCGGGAGTGGCGGCATGTAACCTGGAGTGCCCACGATACTTCGTTGTTCATCTGCACGACGGATTTCCGCAATGAGCCCGACATCGGCCACCTTTGGCTTGGCGTCCACGAAGATGATATTCTGGGGCTTGATGTCGCGGTGCGTCAAACCCTGGCTATGAAGGAAATCCAGAGGTTCGCAGAGCATCAGGCCGAGGCGAATGCAATCGATAGCCGGCAAGCGGCTGCGATGCAGCCCTGCGCGGAGATTCACCAGGTCGCGCGGCTTGTAGCGGTTGGGGTCGCCGCGCCAGTCGGGCGTGACGCTGTCGCCCAGTTCCATCACGTAGTAGAAATACCCTTGAAGCTTTTCACTGACGTGGGTGACCCGCAGGAGGCCGGGGTGCTGGTCCGAAATCCGGCGGTACAAATTCACGCCCTTGAATTCCCGTTCATACGGTTCTGTTCGCTGATCGAAGCGGGCCAGGTAAACCACCTTGAGCGCTTCCCAAGGACCCGAGCCTTTCCGAGCCAGCCACACTTTTCCATAGGCGCCCTCTCCAAAAGGCTTCGGCCAGAGCTCATATCCAGGCACATGCGGCTTCGGCTCCACTGGCTCAACGGCGGCTGCCGCAGTCGTCAACGAACGTTCCGCAAACAGGTGGACGCGATTGGCAAGAGCCCAGGCCATGGCCGTCGGAACCTGGGCCAGCACGACAATCATCCACGGAAACCAATAGTTCGAGGCGTGGCTCGCTATGATCGCGCTCGCGCCGAGGACCACCCCTGCCCCCACCCCCGTCACGAGGATCCATTTCCATCGGCGTTGCCATAACGTCGCCCCGAGACCGAGGCCAAAGAGCGCGATCAACCATGCCTCAATCCATCCCGGAAGACGCTGCAATCCTTCCTGACGCTTCAGGTTCAGGAATTCCGTGATCAGGATTTCGACGCCCCCCGTGGTTTCGCCCGTCCAACGGCTGAATGGCGTCAGGAATTCGTCGCGTTCATCGCCACTTAACGAGGTCCGCGGATGCGATCCGATAAATACGATTTTGTCCCTGTAAAAACCCTGGGGTTGCGACAACGCGAAGCGATAGCTCAATTCATCCCAGGTATTCTGGCCGTAGTAGCGCAGCCACAGTTCGACAGGCTTCAGCAAAGGAGGCGCTCCTGAAGCCGTGGCAGCGACAATCGGGAGGCTTGGATAAGGTCCTGGGGCGGGAAACGGCCAATGCCGCCGAACGATTCCGTCGACGTCCGGATCCAGCCAGGCAACGCCCCAGTTCGTGCGCGACGCGGAAAGGAACGGCTCGGCCGGGACGACGGGGCGGGCTCCAGCGATCTCAGGGTGCGTGACGCGGGCTTGCTCCGCCATCAGAACCATCGCCCTCTGCCGGCGCATGGCCGCAGCCAAAGCAGCGTCGGTTTCCGGATTCCGGGGCGCTCGAAAGAAGGCATCGAAGACCACCAGCGCGCATCCATCATCTGCAAGACGATTCAGCAGGCTGGCGTGAAGTCCGCGATCCCAAGGTTCGCCGCGCACCTGCTGATAGAAATCATACGCCTCGTTGTCGAGCTGGATGAGAACGATCTCAGTCTTCGGTGCACGTGACCCAAAGCGGAAAAGGTAATCGTAGCTCCCATGGATGAATCCCTGCCCAGCGGGTGTCGCCCACAAGAGCAAACCGACAAAGACAACCAGCCCGCCACCAATCGCGGATCTAACGGTCGGGCTGGTGGATCTCAAGTTCACGAGAGATCAATAACCCCTGCGGGCGCAAACGCAGGAACCCGAATTGAACGATCGCAGTTCAGCATGAGGGGCGCTGTCACGCCGGCTTCGATGTCCGTAAAAGATCTTGAACGATGGCAACGGAAGACGAGGTTCCCAATCGGTCGGCACCTGCGTTGATCATCTTCGAGGCGGTTTCCAGGTCACGTATGCCGCCTGAAGCTTTCACCCCGAACTTCGGACCCACCGTGGCGCGCAACAGCCGCACGTCCTCGACCGTTGCCCCGCCCGGGCCGAAGCCAGTCGAGGTCTTCACGAAATGAGCACCGCTCTCGAGAACCAGCTGGCACGCGCGGATCTTCTGTTCCCCGTCCAGCAGGCCTGTTTCCAGGATGATCTTGACCGGCCGTTCATCCGCAGATTCAACCACGTCGCGCAGCTCCCGCAGGATCACGGCATCGCGTGCATCTTTGAGATGGCCGATGTTCATCACCATGTCGATTTCGTGGGCACCGTCATCGATCGCCGCTTCTGCCTCAAAACGCTTCACATCGCCCGCCATGGCGCCGAGTGGGAACCCGACCACGGCCACCACCTGGATGTTCGTATCTTCCAGCAAGGAACGGGCATGTTCGACGTGAGATCCATTGACGCAGACGCAGCGGAATCCGAAATGCCGGGCTTCAGCGCAAAGGCGCTCGATATCCGCGGATGTGGCATCCGCCTTAAGCAGAGTGTGTTCGATATGAGCCGCCAGTTGGGCTGCGGAGAGAGCGTCTGTTCCCATGGCCAAAAACTGATTGATCCGTTCACCGAGGTCAACGTCCATCAAAAACCCAGCAGCCGCTTCCAATGTGGCCAGCGTTTGGCCGCCGGAGTGCCGACTTGCAGTTGGCTTCCACCTACTGACGAGCCGACCACGTTCCGGTTGAACCGTTATGCCCGATTCCACGAGGGCTGTTTCAATTGAGCCCGCAATTCAAAAATGGTGCGGTAAGACTGCAAGTCGGCGCTCCGGTGTTGTTGTAAGGCTCTGAACGGGTAGCCGGGTCCACCCTCGACTCCAAGCGTCACGGCGCGTAAGCTGCGCCGGCGATGGACATGAATCTTTTGGTTGAAGGGCTGATCCAATATATCGGCCTCGTGATTTTGCTCACCTTCCACGAGTTCGGGCACGCGTGGATGGCGCTGAAATGCGGAGATGATACCGCCAAGCTTCAGGGGCGGGTGTCGCTTAACCCGCTGGTTCACATCGATCCGATCGGGACAGTGGCCATTCCACTGTTTGCCCTATTCCTGTCGATGCAAGGGTCGGGATTAGGGAGTTTCCTTATTGGTTGGGCGCGTCCCGTTCCTGTGAATCCGTACAATCTCCGCAATCAGAAGCTGGATGACATCCTGGTGACGCTGGCCGGGCCGTGGATGAACGTCTTGCTGGCCATCGCGCTGATCGGCTTGGGCCGGCTTTTCCTTTTCGCAGGCATTCCTGTCGCCGTTGAAGTTTGCCTGGGCTGGGCGTTCATCAGCCTGCTGCTCTGTTTTTTCAATCTGCTGCCTATTCCGCCCCTGGACGGTTCGCAG is a window of Verrucomicrobiia bacterium DNA encoding:
- a CDS encoding discoidin domain-containing protein translates to MNGAINAYNTYANYSGSVPVNYNSGVPTAQASYQGWVTFGGSRSFRVALHEMGHWMGAGTYNTWNNLRDGKWIGTYGNAAIQAFDGPGDRIGADASHFWPYGWNFDNEAINPERHVALIGAMRRDMGLSDSTIGMVPGTYRLRNRATVKMLDNGGNNAEGAPLVQMDNSAATSQRWTITLLAGGYFTLQNVASGRNLDTLGVSTNGAPIVLSAPGTNFSQQWQVVASDSGFYRIANRATGKYLDAANQQASGAAIQSWGSDLSGDQEWKFVSTSVVNLPAPGAISQGQPATASSTESGNDQWEGNDGAPATRWAASSGSFPQWWRVDLGSVQPITKVVIDWYNASPRAYRYRIEVSSDDVNYTVVADKTGNNVQGTTTDLVSATGRYVRVTITGATAGWAGLWEVRVFNDTAPLELASQYRPATASSSLTGNLPVNSNDGDPAFTRWTASSTAYPQWWRVDLGTVQLISKAVVQWLGAGSRAYKYRIETSTDDATWTVLLDKTGNTATGTTTDQFSAYARYVRVTATGVAPAGSAAAFYECQIYSRSLSPWTSADIGDLQAPGSSSISNGVFSVAGSGSDIGGTSDEFHFVYQPVAGDFIISARVTASDNTNPWAKAGLMIRESTNANSRYVLQFITPENGIALDARPGTGDETEHLASEALVSIPYWLRLARSGNTVTAYRSANGVNWLMLGSTAVASSGNSLVGLAVSSRNDGVVNTSMFDKVAITLPLVPGNVAGLIATGGNRSIGLQWTSAMNAASYTVKRSPMSGGPYATVSSGVTGNVYVDSSLTNGVTYYYRVSASNADGESVDSPEASATANVAPAQLHAWLKFDEAAGMIAADSAGNGWNGTLVNSPVRAAGYAGNAVNLASANSQHVTLPAGILTNLFDFSISAWVRLNSLSSWTRLFDFGTGTSVNMFLTPQNGANNAVRFAITTSGGGGEQVINGAGPLPVGVWKHVAVTVSGSEGILYIDGIPVGTNSSLSLKPAHLGSTTLNYLGRSQYSDPYLNGLIDDFRIYRGTLTPGEVATFLTPLAAPAALTAAGGYGWIELQWEAVASATGYNVFRSESEGGPYEWIGSTTFNAFTNGGLGQGLPYFYVVNSTNAAGESPLSAAAGVVTAIAAPPAITANRSAGNLQLEWPAGNFGWRLEMQTNSANAGIGTNWISVELSTSTNRMVLPVSPEPGNVFFRLVYP
- the rnc gene encoding ribonuclease III, whose amino-acid sequence is MANPVGRNHCNVADYDQLEAKLGYRFRDPQLLKLALTHPSIAHEIGHKIETNQRLEFLGDAVLQLVLTSELFTRFPEYEEGPLTKTRARMVNRRALADHGREIGLGSHLLVSRGEELHGGRDRQSALADAYEAVLGAVFLDGGFEAAREVVLEQFKKWLGSGAATTVVDNPKGELQEFLQANSSESPQYHVVSATGPDHDRVFECTVHHGGMELARGSGRSKKAAESEAARHALEKCREGLPHAPCGDENPQ
- a CDS encoding glutathione S-transferase family protein, with protein sequence MIELVQFPWSPFCIVQRRILEFSRVPFKILNIAYGDRSLIWKLTREQYYGVPIVRDGRHVAFESGEDSQDIAKYLDRKLKLDLFPAELEGVQSILWRYIEGEIEGCTFRLDDVYWRELVPKADQAAFVRHKERKFGRGCLDQWREQQDAWLKRLEVGLLPFEQMLEHNRFLLGDKPRFVDFDLFGMLGNFLYSGHYRLPKAHPKIKRWYRLMSDIQFDPPRS
- a CDS encoding PhoH family protein, which codes for MKNYILDTNVLLHDPHSLLNFEENNVLLPIEVIEEIDRFKRESSELGQNARTVSRMLDSYRGDGSLSAGVKLPNGGKLKIVVEKDGQANGNGNVQLFHGDSVDNRILAMASAVQKAQPKNPAVLVSKDINLRIKADAIGLQAEDYETDRVFIKDLYTGMLEMPATAEQLAAFRAKGELELPAGRKYFPNEYCTLTDETNPKRTALTKVDASGTRLIPIVDCREGVWGIKPRNREQHFAFDALLDDRIKLVTLMGKAGTGKTLLAMAAGLKRVVHDREFRRLIVARPTISMGKELGFLPGSLEEKLAPWMQPIHDALEMLSDLNMGQEHRRSGDLMRSGSIVVEALSYIRGRSIANQFMVIDEAQNLTPLEAKTIITRVGHGTKIIFTGDPYQIDNPYVDSSSNGFNYIVSRFRSEAVAAHIELQKGERSELAELAANIL
- a CDS encoding CHASE2 domain-containing protein, producing MNLRSTSPTVRSAIGGGLVVFVGLLLWATPAGQGFIHGSYDYLFRFGSRAPKTEIVLIQLDNEAYDFYQQVRGEPWDRGLHASLLNRLADDGCALVVFDAFFRAPRNPETDAALAAAMRRQRAMVLMAEQARVTHPEIAGARPVVPAEPFLSASRTNWGVAWLDPDVDGIVRRHWPFPAPGPYPSLPIVAATASGAPPLLKPVELWLRYYGQNTWDELSYRFALSQPQGFYRDKIVFIGSHPRTSLSGDERDEFLTPFSRWTGETTGGVEILITEFLNLKRQEGLQRLPGWIEAWLIALFGLGLGATLWQRRWKWILVTGVGAGVVLGASAIIASHASNYWFPWMIVVLAQVPTAMAWALANRVHLFAERSLTTAAAAVEPVEPKPHVPGYELWPKPFGEGAYGKVWLARKGSGPWEALKVVYLARFDQRTEPYEREFKGVNLYRRISDQHPGLLRVTHVSEKLQGYFYYVMELGDSVTPDWRGDPNRYKPRDLVNLRAGLHRSRLPAIDCIRLGLMLCEPLDFLHSQGLTHRDIKPQNIIFVDAKPKVADVGLIAEIRRADEQRSIVGTPGYMPPLPELPGTVQADIYSLGMVLYVLSTGNPASQFPEISSSMVESRSVEEFSLLNGIIVKACHPDLRQRYSCVTEMCRALAAAEAKLVSLQKNQQEGR
- the deoC gene encoding deoxyribose-phosphate aldolase, encoding MDVDLGERINQFLAMGTDALSAAQLAAHIEHTLLKADATSADIERLCAEARHFGFRCVCVNGSHVEHARSLLEDTNIQVVAVVGFPLGAMAGDVKRFEAEAAIDDGAHEIDMVMNIGHLKDARDAVILRELRDVVESADERPVKIILETGLLDGEQKIRACQLVLESGAHFVKTSTGFGPGGATVEDVRLLRATVGPKFGVKASGGIRDLETASKMINAGADRLGTSSSVAIVQDLLRTSKPA
- a CDS encoding site-2 protease family protein, which produces MDMNLLVEGLIQYIGLVILLTFHEFGHAWMALKCGDDTAKLQGRVSLNPLVHIDPIGTVAIPLFALFLSMQGSGLGSFLIGWARPVPVNPYNLRNQKLDDILVTLAGPWMNVLLAIALIGLGRLFLFAGIPVAVEVCLGWAFISLLLCFFNLLPIPPLDGSQVVRCLLNISYEAYYQMARYGFIVLIIVLQIPAVRQVIAFLSDRSFVAIARVFGFVGG